One Bacteroidota bacterium genomic region harbors:
- a CDS encoding T9SS type A sorting domain-containing protein has product MKNLIIAALLFISTGSFAQTSGIFPDSIAYWREGGMGGDIDGGSLYFSDYVMQGDTVVNGQSCKNLYCNRVAYKNYKGHYSTHSSQPFVFNDKFGYINKIGVLRKEGSKLFVRFESTLTDNRVLLIEDSILKSGKEYLVFDNNWKRGDTIFSEHYKPGNVKYLVVKNQMKVLRPSVSADSLEVLTFYGKEPAGLVSDIFDSTLFIKGMGFNSSFFFRLMNFDTASVVNSVAGGIRGVTPFCGNGNLRYYRNEFSGEMFDCATIPTKISVGIRDIKTVSIGGYPNPVIDNITFSGIEGNINTVWVQNTLGQDNTAAYTVDNGNLTVLADGLAEGVYLIRIETDKTTYLCKISKQ; this is encoded by the coding sequence ATGAAAAATCTCATCATAGCAGCGTTGCTTTTTATTAGCACGGGCAGTTTTGCCCAAACTTCAGGTATTTTTCCCGATAGTATTGCCTATTGGCGTGAAGGTGGCATGGGGGGAGATATTGACGGTGGCTCACTTTATTTTAGCGATTATGTGATGCAAGGAGATACAGTTGTTAACGGTCAATCTTGCAAAAATCTTTACTGCAATAGGGTGGCCTATAAAAATTATAAAGGACATTATTCAACACATTCTTCACAGCCCTTTGTATTCAACGATAAATTTGGATATATCAATAAAATAGGTGTTTTGAGGAAAGAAGGCTCAAAGCTGTTTGTGCGTTTTGAATCTACACTAACCGATAACAGGGTATTATTGATTGAAGATTCTATTTTAAAATCGGGTAAAGAGTATTTGGTGTTTGATAATAATTGGAAAAGGGGAGATACTATATTTAGTGAGCATTACAAACCCGGTAACGTTAAGTATTTGGTGGTAAAAAATCAGATGAAGGTTTTGAGGCCGTCTGTTTCTGCCGATAGTCTTGAAGTACTTACTTTTTATGGAAAAGAACCTGCGGGATTGGTTTCTGATATTTTCGACAGCACCCTTTTTATTAAGGGCATGGGGTTTAATTCTTCATTCTTTTTTAGGTTAATGAATTTTGATACAGCTTCTGTTGTAAATTCAGTAGCAGGGGGTATTAGGGGTGTTACTCCGTTTTGCGGGAATGGAAACTTAAGATATTACAGAAATGAATTTAGCGGTGAAATGTTTGATTGTGCAACAATCCCTACTAAAATATCTGTTGGAATAAGAGATATAAAAACGGTTAGTATTGGCGGTTATCCCAATCCTGTGATTGATAACATTACTTTTTCAGGGATAGAGGGGAATATAAACACCGTATGGGTGCAGAATACGTTGGGGCAGGACAATACGGCTGCATATACTGTGGATAATGGAAATTTAACGGTTTTGGCTGATGGCTTGGCAGAAGGGGTTTATTTAATACGGATAGAAACCGACAAAACCACCTACCTTTGCAAAATTAGTAAACAATAA
- a CDS encoding RluA family pseudouridine synthase: protein MLNVPFPILYEDNHLIAINKQAGQLVQADKTGDEALPDQIKAYIKDKYNKPGDVFLGVIHRIDRPVSGVCLFARTSKALERMNEKFRERDLSKTYWAILKQKPHNEKGKLIHWLVKDHDQNRTKAHLREVPGSKRAELDFELIGERAGYFLLKVTPLTGRPHQIRVQLSTAIGPIVGDLKYGYPEANSDGSICLHARELTFMHPVQKVPVKITAAAPKLDIWKLF from the coding sequence ATTTTGAACGTTCCATTTCCGATTCTTTACGAAGACAATCACCTGATAGCTATTAACAAGCAGGCAGGTCAATTAGTGCAGGCAGATAAAACAGGCGACGAAGCCCTGCCCGACCAAATAAAAGCATACATAAAAGATAAGTACAATAAACCCGGTGATGTTTTTTTGGGGGTGATACACCGTATAGACAGGCCTGTATCAGGCGTGTGTTTGTTTGCGCGTACCAGCAAAGCACTGGAACGTATGAACGAAAAGTTTAGGGAACGTGATTTAAGTAAAACCTATTGGGCTATTTTAAAGCAAAAACCCCACAACGAGAAGGGGAAACTGATACATTGGTTGGTGAAAGACCACGACCAAAACCGCACTAAAGCGCATTTGCGTGAGGTACCGGGCAGCAAACGTGCCGAACTTGATTTTGAATTGATTGGTGAACGTGCTGGGTATTTTTTGTTAAAAGTAACCCCGCTTACAGGTCGTCCCCACCAAATAAGGGTGCAGCTTTCAACCGCTATAGGCCCTATTGTTGGCGATTTGAAATACGGATACCCCGAGGCCAACTCTGACGGTAGCATTTGTTTGCACGCCCGCGAGTTAACTTTTATGCACCCTGTGCAAAAAGTGCCTGTAAAAATAACCGCAGCAGCCCCCAAGCTG